A window of the Cellvibrio sp. pealriver genome harbors these coding sequences:
- a CDS encoding TonB-dependent receptor domain-containing protein codes for MDEIGARSYINSNDQQSRGASLDIKQQLGENWLMRLSLTRFSDLPDSAFAEADRLAAYILNYHKGAWNLNVSFNYQGEREYLRTANEREQMGSYWLANSQLSYEMTKDTRIKLTIKNLMDEAYASPPQGAGIIGGIPNRGREWGMGIDWRW; via the coding sequence TTGGACGAGATAGGCGCGCGCTCTTACATCAACAGTAATGATCAGCAGAGTAGGGGGGCCTCTTTGGATATCAAGCAACAGCTGGGCGAAAACTGGTTAATGCGCTTGAGCCTCACCCGTTTTTCCGACCTGCCCGATTCCGCCTTTGCAGAGGCAGATCGGCTAGCAGCATATATACTTAACTACCATAAGGGCGCATGGAATTTGAACGTATCGTTTAATTATCAAGGGGAGCGGGAGTACCTTCGAACAGCCAATGAGCGCGAACAGATGGGTTCCTATTGGTTGGCCAATAGCCAGTTGAGTTATGAAATGACCAAAGACACACGGATCAAACTCACAATCAAAAACCTTATGGATGAGGCATACGCAAGTCCACCGCAGGGTGCGGGAATTATTGGGGGGATTCCCAATCGCGGCCGGGAGTGGGGAATGGGCATTGACTGGCGTTGGTGA